From Achromobacter spanius, a single genomic window includes:
- a CDS encoding HpcH/HpaI aldolase/citrate lyase family protein, with protein sequence MNAPIRPRRSVLYMPGANARALDKARTLDADVLILDLEDAVAPDAKAQARAQVAAALREGGYGRRECIVRVNALDTPWGLDDVRAIAQAGADAVLLPKVETPAQLAALAQALDAAGAPADLPLWAMAETPLGFLRLDAIAGGHARLAAIVVGTSDLVKDLHARHTPSRNETLLARSLAVMAARAHGLAVLDGVHLDLNDDAGLQDTCRQGRDQGFDGKTLIHPRQIAAANAAFAPTLEELDTARKRLDAWKAAQAEGKGVAVVDGALVENLHASEAERVLALAAAIQAT encoded by the coding sequence ATGAATGCCCCTATCCGCCCTCGCCGCTCCGTTCTCTACATGCCCGGCGCCAACGCGCGCGCATTGGACAAGGCACGCACGCTCGATGCGGACGTGCTGATCCTCGACCTGGAAGACGCGGTGGCGCCCGACGCCAAGGCGCAGGCCCGCGCGCAGGTCGCCGCCGCGCTGCGCGAAGGTGGCTACGGACGGCGCGAGTGCATCGTGCGCGTCAATGCGTTGGATACGCCGTGGGGGCTGGACGACGTGCGTGCCATCGCACAGGCCGGCGCCGATGCCGTGCTGCTGCCCAAGGTCGAGACCCCCGCCCAGTTGGCGGCGCTGGCGCAGGCGCTCGATGCGGCCGGCGCGCCCGCGGACCTGCCGCTGTGGGCCATGGCGGAAACGCCCCTGGGCTTTCTGCGGCTCGATGCCATTGCCGGCGGCCACGCGCGGCTGGCCGCCATCGTCGTGGGCACGTCTGACCTGGTGAAGGACCTGCATGCCCGCCACACGCCCTCGCGCAATGAGACGCTGCTGGCGCGCTCGCTGGCCGTGATGGCGGCGCGGGCGCACGGCCTGGCTGTGCTGGATGGCGTGCATCTGGACCTGAACGATGACGCGGGCCTGCAGGACACCTGCCGGCAAGGACGCGACCAGGGCTTTGATGGCAAGACGCTGATCCATCCTCGGCAGATCGCTGCGGCGAATGCGGCGTTTGCGCCGACCCTTGAAGAACTCGACACGGCACGCAAACGTCTGGACGCCTGGAAGGCCGCGCAGGCCGAAGGCAAAGGCGTGGCGGTGGTCGACGGGGCCTTGGTGGAGAACCTGCACGCGAGCGAGGCCGAACGCGTGCTGGCGCTGGCGGCGGCGATTCAGGCGACGTAG
- a CDS encoding 3-deoxy-7-phosphoheptulonate synthase codes for MTRIDDPLHDREVGAADATQDNTRTDDTRISAVRPLISPALLQDELPVSADIQNLVEQSRAQIADVLHGRDDRLVLVVGPCSIHDHAQAMEYARKLRIAADEHKKDLLIVMRVYFEKPRTTVGWKGYINDPRLDGSFRINEGLRRARELLLDIGGLGLPIATEFLDLLSPQYIADLIAWGAIGARTTESPSHRQLSSGLSCPLGFKNGTDGGVQIAADAMVAASAKHAFMGMTKMGMAAIFETRGNQDTHVILRGGKQGPNYDAASVQACCDALRKAGQREQVMIDCSHANSNKSHLRQIDVANDIAAQLAQGDSRITGVMIESHLEEGRQDLKPGEPLRHGVSITDACLGWTQTEPVLAALALAVRQRREKLATRG; via the coding sequence TTGACCCGCATTGACGATCCCCTGCACGACCGCGAGGTCGGCGCCGCCGACGCCACCCAGGACAACACGCGCACCGACGACACCCGCATCAGCGCCGTGCGCCCGCTGATTTCACCCGCGCTGTTGCAGGATGAACTGCCCGTGTCGGCCGACATCCAGAACCTCGTCGAGCAAAGCCGCGCGCAGATCGCCGACGTGCTGCATGGCCGCGATGACCGGCTGGTGCTGGTGGTGGGCCCGTGCTCCATTCACGACCACGCGCAAGCGATGGAATACGCGCGCAAGCTGCGCATCGCCGCCGACGAGCACAAGAAAGACCTGCTGATCGTCATGCGCGTGTACTTCGAGAAGCCTCGCACCACCGTCGGCTGGAAGGGTTACATCAACGACCCGCGCCTGGACGGCAGTTTCCGCATCAACGAAGGCCTGCGCCGCGCCCGCGAACTGCTGCTGGATATCGGCGGCCTGGGCCTGCCCATCGCCACGGAATTCCTCGACCTGCTCAGCCCGCAGTACATCGCCGACCTGATCGCGTGGGGCGCCATCGGCGCACGCACCACGGAAAGCCCCAGCCACCGCCAACTGAGCTCCGGCCTGAGTTGCCCGCTGGGCTTCAAGAACGGCACCGACGGCGGCGTGCAGATCGCTGCCGACGCGATGGTCGCCGCCAGCGCCAAGCACGCATTCATGGGCATGACCAAGATGGGCATGGCGGCCATCTTCGAAACCCGCGGCAACCAGGACACCCACGTGATCCTGCGCGGCGGCAAGCAAGGCCCGAACTACGACGCCGCCAGCGTGCAAGCCTGTTGCGACGCCCTGCGCAAGGCCGGCCAGCGCGAACAGGTCATGATCGATTGCTCGCACGCCAATTCCAACAAGTCGCACCTGCGCCAGATCGACGTGGCCAACGACATCGCCGCCCAACTGGCCCAGGGTGACAGCCGCATCACGGGCGTCATGATCGAAAGCCACCTCGAAGAAGGCCGCCAGGACCTCAAGCCCGGCGAGCCGCTGCGTCACGGCGTCTCCATTACCGACGCCTGCCTGGGCTGGACGCAGACCGAGCCGGTGCTTGCCGCCCTGGCCCTGGCCGTGCGCCAGCGCCGCGAAAAGCTGGCCACGCGCGGTTGA
- a CDS encoding response regulator transcription factor encodes MTIIVVDDHGDWRDSIAEYIQDLGLDKAILTAGSLAELDKLLLTVTPAILVLDAMLPDGDGLARVSHLRTTYPSMGIIMLTGRLLSEDKVSGLSLGADHYLTKPVNLAELGATLVALSRRLRVVSAPDAEDAQSDAWRFDPARRTLTSPTQVSVDITDTESRLIGALIQAAPLPLSRARLVEALGASAEAYDTHRLDAHMHRLRRKLRELAGGDLGIRTVYGVGYVCTTPVTIVGSLPKL; translated from the coding sequence GTGACGATCATCGTCGTCGACGACCACGGGGACTGGCGCGATTCCATCGCCGAGTACATCCAGGACCTGGGCCTGGACAAAGCCATCCTCACCGCGGGCTCGCTGGCCGAGCTGGACAAGCTGTTGCTCACCGTCACGCCCGCGATCCTCGTGCTGGACGCCATGCTGCCGGACGGCGACGGGCTGGCGCGCGTGTCGCATCTGCGCACCACCTATCCGTCAATGGGCATCATCATGCTCACCGGGCGGCTCCTGAGCGAAGACAAGGTATCGGGCCTGAGCCTGGGCGCCGACCACTACCTGACCAAGCCCGTCAACCTGGCCGAACTCGGCGCCACGCTGGTGGCCCTGTCGCGGCGGCTGCGCGTCGTGTCGGCGCCCGACGCCGAGGACGCGCAATCGGACGCCTGGCGCTTCGACCCCGCGCGCCGCACGCTGACCTCGCCCACCCAGGTCAGCGTCGACATCACCGACACCGAAAGCCGCCTGATCGGCGCGCTGATCCAGGCCGCGCCCCTGCCGCTGTCGCGTGCCCGCCTCGTTGAAGCCCTGGGCGCCAGCGCCGAGGCCTACGACACGCACCGGCTGGACGCCCACATGCACCGGCTGCGGCGCAAGCTGCGCGAGCTGGCCGGCGGCGACCTGGGCATCCGCACCGTCTATGGTGTGGGCTACGTCTGCACCACGCCCGTCACCATTGTTGGCAGCTTGCCCAAACTCTGA